A genomic stretch from Sulfobacillus thermosulfidooxidans includes:
- a CDS encoding sensor histidine kinase yields MMVKDNLTFWRVMRFAVVLLPLSAALITGPVHFWPVGVVTLLLSMAIAIAPFLEVWDHEPLTSWWLLAEVIMASFVAYKISGAGVFAPFVIATDLGFSVWSNKVLAIVDGYLGIVATYCAVGYPTRNAVMFDVVFGLVFIFAMWANSQSTRQTRALQKAYQALQHAQEQEKELIKLQERERIAQNLHDILGHSLTLIVLKAELIREHLKRAQWTASREETDSLLGIARRSLDEVRQVVETLPSYTPVFDMVNELKRAQIQTTLDWNPPVTASPGLLTDWDMILREGITNILRHAHASTVRIQLKGDNNGWTLVIEDNGTGFIQAEGHGLQGIKNRAAKWNGTVEIQSRPGQGTSLVVTGQLVEVSNDVCKQICDADYDYRRPISGA; encoded by the coding sequence ATGATGGTGAAAGACAATTTGACCTTCTGGCGGGTTATGCGTTTTGCCGTTGTGTTACTCCCGCTGTCTGCCGCGCTGATTACGGGTCCTGTGCATTTTTGGCCGGTGGGGGTCGTGACCTTGCTACTCAGTATGGCGATAGCCATCGCGCCTTTTTTAGAAGTGTGGGACCATGAGCCGCTGACAAGCTGGTGGTTATTGGCGGAAGTGATTATGGCCTCTTTTGTAGCCTATAAGATATCAGGCGCGGGCGTATTTGCTCCCTTTGTGATAGCCACTGACTTGGGTTTTAGTGTCTGGTCCAATAAGGTACTGGCTATTGTTGATGGGTATTTGGGAATTGTCGCGACATATTGCGCCGTAGGCTATCCCACGCGCAATGCTGTCATGTTCGATGTGGTCTTCGGCCTGGTGTTTATTTTCGCGATGTGGGCCAATAGCCAAAGTACACGCCAAACACGCGCATTACAAAAGGCGTACCAAGCCCTTCAACATGCCCAGGAGCAAGAAAAAGAGCTCATTAAATTACAAGAGCGGGAACGGATTGCGCAAAACTTGCATGATATCTTAGGGCATTCTCTCACTCTGATTGTGCTTAAGGCCGAGCTAATCCGGGAACATTTGAAACGCGCCCAATGGACAGCGAGCCGGGAAGAAACAGATTCATTATTAGGGATCGCTCGCCGATCTCTTGATGAAGTGCGGCAGGTCGTCGAGACGTTGCCAAGCTATACGCCGGTTTTCGACATGGTCAACGAACTAAAGCGGGCGCAGATTCAGACCACACTCGATTGGAATCCACCGGTGACAGCGAGTCCCGGGCTGTTGACGGACTGGGATATGATTTTACGGGAAGGGATTACGAATATTTTGCGCCATGCCCACGCCAGCACAGTTCGAATCCAATTAAAGGGCGATAACAACGGATGGACTTTGGTTATTGAGGATAATGGGACAGGGTTTATTCAAGCTGAAGGGCACGGACTCCAAGGGATAAAAAATCGGGCAGCGAAATGGAATGGTACAGTCGAAATTCAGAGCCGTCCCGGACAGGGCACATCATTGGTGGTCACCGGGCAACTTGTGGAGGTCTCAAACGATGTGTGCAAACAAATCTGTGATGCGGATTATGATTATCGAAGACCAATCTCTGGTGCGTGA
- a CDS encoding response regulator transcription factor has translation MCANKSVMRIMIIEDQSLVREALVALLSMQPAIEVLGYAASGQEGVELARTMGPDVVLLDIQMPHGDGIWATREIRRTCPGVRCLLLTTFAKDEYLRQGLAAGASGYVLKDTPTDEVVRAIEAVLQGKTWITPSMQARLADLFQEETLTERERKVLQLAQNGATNRQIAAALFLAEGSVKNLWTEIFSKLSAKNRVEAIAIAREKGII, from the coding sequence ATGTGTGCAAACAAATCTGTGATGCGGATTATGATTATCGAAGACCAATCTCTGGTGCGTGAAGCTCTCGTGGCTTTACTGTCCATGCAGCCAGCTATTGAGGTCCTTGGCTATGCAGCATCCGGACAAGAAGGGGTGGAACTGGCCCGAACCATGGGACCAGATGTGGTCCTCTTAGATATTCAAATGCCTCATGGAGACGGAATTTGGGCGACCCGCGAAATCCGCCGTACCTGTCCGGGCGTGCGCTGTTTATTACTGACGACCTTTGCCAAAGACGAGTATTTACGCCAGGGACTGGCGGCCGGCGCTTCCGGTTACGTATTAAAGGATACACCAACCGATGAAGTGGTCCGGGCCATTGAAGCCGTTTTGCAAGGAAAGACGTGGATTACGCCCAGTATGCAAGCACGCCTGGCGGACTTATTTCAGGAAGAGACCTTGACCGAAAGGGAGCGAAAGGTATTGCAACTTGCACAAAATGGGGCGACAAATCGGCAAATTGCTGCCGCTTTATTTTTAGCCGAAGGCTCGGTGAAGAATCTTTGGACCGAAATCTTCAGTAAGCTGTCGGCTAAAAATCGCGTCGAGGCGATTGCCATTGCCCGGGAAAAAGGCATCATTTAA
- a CDS encoding response regulator transcription factor, with protein sequence MAGQQSINILVVAEAERDRLTWSAALEHFGLTVINVATGHDGIRELRQGGIDVVILERRVSDSHGLVVCQEMRRHSATPIVMIADMFDEWDEVAAFRMGASDYLTKPVAIGRLLSRIYRLARERPHTIDPVGDAEEFVIYLDQQIVSFKGHELTLSARETKLLEVLFKAPKIILTRESLLDQVWGLESLDLEVRTVDVAIARLRKKLQDHFSINPIETVIGTGYRYRSDVLRVRFVTSQEVISS encoded by the coding sequence ATGGCGGGACAACAAAGTATCAACATTTTGGTTGTGGCCGAAGCCGAACGGGACCGGCTGACGTGGTCTGCCGCATTGGAGCATTTTGGACTGACCGTCATTAATGTCGCGACAGGACATGACGGTATTCGCGAACTGCGCCAAGGCGGGATTGATGTCGTCATCTTAGAACGCCGCGTTTCTGATTCCCATGGATTAGTGGTATGCCAGGAAATGCGACGACATTCTGCCACGCCGATTGTCATGATTGCCGATATGTTTGACGAATGGGATGAAGTGGCCGCTTTTAGAATGGGTGCGAGTGATTATCTGACCAAACCCGTGGCTATTGGTCGCTTGCTTTCACGGATTTACCGGCTAGCCCGAGAACGCCCTCATACAATCGACCCGGTAGGCGACGCCGAGGAGTTCGTGATTTATCTTGACCAACAAATTGTTTCATTTAAAGGACATGAATTGACCCTTTCAGCGCGGGAAACCAAGTTATTGGAAGTGCTATTTAAGGCCCCCAAGATTATTTTGACGCGAGAAAGCCTCTTAGATCAGGTCTGGGGCTTGGAATCATTAGATTTGGAAGTGCGCACGGTTGACGTGGCGATTGCCCGTTTGCGAAAAAAGCTTCAAGATCATTTTTCTATCAACCCAATCGAAACAGTCATCGGTACAGGATATCGGTACCGCTCCGACGTCTTACGGGTACGTTTTGTGACATCCCAGGAGGTGATCTCATCATGA